A segment of the Brassica napus cultivar Da-Ae unplaced genomic scaffold, Da-Ae ScsIHWf_2172;HRSCAF=2825, whole genome shotgun sequence genome:
tGGTCTCAAATTCTAGCTTAATTTTAATTAAGtctcattattattattgaaaattaaaaatttttggaaaataaatttgtaaatagaataggtttttgattctgtttataaatatccaaataggtaaattaaattataaattattaaacgaaattttctttttattcaaaaaaacaaagaataaaaaaaaaaaggacagagttctttttttttatagtttagctAGAAGAGGAgattatatgaaaaatttaaccgATTCTTTCGTTTACTTGGGTCACTGGCCATCCGCCGGGAGTTTCGGGTTTAATACCGATATTTTAGCAACAAATCCAATAAATCTAAGTGTAGTCTTCGGTGTATTGATCTTTTTTGGAAAGGGAGTGTGTGTGAGTTGTTCATTTCAAGAATAGGCTGGATTCGTCCAGTGGCACTATAACTAGCAAAGAGTGCCTAATCCCGCGAATTACTTCTGAAtacaaaattcaataaaaaatcatattttagaacCATAGCATTTCGTTATTCTTTGGTAAGTCTACTTGACTTTGATTCTCTATCAACCAAAAATTTGGGACCATTAATTAACATGGTTAAAACTAAACCGTTTGAAGTTCAGATGCAACATGGTACTCTTTCTACCATATGTAgtctaattaaaaaatgaataagattttcaaaaagaatagTTCGGCTTTTTTCGATATAAAACACTCATGTCGATAAAAATTTTTGAGTCTTTTTGTATAATGCAGAATTGATAACCTACgtataaagtaataaaaattctttggatttcaagaaaaaaagaaacaactttgctgacaattatcaattttttattggtCAGAAGAATCCTCCAAATAGTTTTGTCTTGGATTGGTGATCTTTTTCGatagaaatatatattgaatatgaATTGAATACAACAAAATTGGGAGAGGATAGGCTCATTACATGAAAAATATGGGAATGAAAGTCTCATACATAATTGATAAATGATTGGAATACGTGAGCATGAGAGCCAAATGAATCGAAAGATTCATGTTTGGTTCGGGAAGGGAtcatagaacttttttttttactgaataaTCTACTTTCATTAAATGATTTATTAGATAACCGAAAGCAGAGGATATTAAATACTATTCGAAATTCAGAAGAACTACGTGAAGGAGCTATTCAACAATTAGAAAACGCCCGAGCTCGCCTGCGTAAAGTAGAAATGGAGGCGGATCAGTTTCGCGTAAATGGATACTCTGAAATCGAACGAGAAAaagtaaatttgattaattcaacttctagGACTTTGAAACAattagaaaattacaaaaacgaAACCATTCTTTTTGAGCAACAAAGAACAATTAATCAAGTCCGTGAACGGGTTTTCCAACAAGCTTTACAGGGAGCTATAGGAACCCTAAATAGTTGTTTGAGTAATGAGTTACATTTACGTACTATTAATGCAAATATTGGTATGTTTGGTACGATGAAAGAAATTACTGATTAGCTCTTTCCTTACGATTATGATaggcattatttttttttttcttccaaaaaagAATTAGGACAATACTCATGGTAACCATTAAAGCCGatgaaattagtaatattatccGTGAACGTATTGAGCAATATAATAGAGAAGTGACGATTGTAAATACCGGTACCGTACTTCAAGTGGGCGACGGCATCGCTCGGATTTATGGTCTTGATGAAGTAATGGCAGGTGAATTAGTAGAATTTGAGGAGGGTACTATAGGTATTGCCCTTAATTTAGAATCAAATAATGTTGGTGTTGTATTAATGGGTGACGGTTTGATGATCCAAGAAGGAAGTTCAGTCAAAGCTACGGGAAAAATTGCTCAGATACCCGTGAGTGAGGCTTATTTGGGGCGTGTTATAAACGCCTTGGCTAACCCTATTGATGGTCGAGGTAAGATTTCAGCTTCTGAATCTCGGTTAATTGAATCTCCTGCCCCAGGTATTATTTCGAGACGTTCTGTATATGAGCCTCTTCAAACAGGACTTATTGCTATTGATTCCATGATCCCTATAGGACGCGGCCAGCGGGAATTAATTATTGGTGACAGACAGACCGGTAAAACAGCAGTAGCCACAGATACAATTCTCAATCAACAAGGTCAAAATGTAATATGTGTTTATGTGGCTATTGGTCAAAAAGCTTCTTCCGTGGCTCAGGTAGTGACTAGTTTACAGGAACGAGGGGCAATGGACTACACTATTGTGGTAGCTGAAACGGCTGATTCCCCAGCTACGTTACAATACCTCGCGCCTTATACAGGAGCCAAGCTACTCAGAATCAATTGGCAAGAGGTCAACGATTGCGTGAGTTACTGAAACAATCCCAATCAGCCCCTCTCACAGTGGAAGAACAGATAATGACCATTTATACCGGAACAAATGGTTATCTGGATGGATTAGAAATTGGACAAGTAAGAAAATTTCTCGTTCAGCTACGcacttatttaaaaacaaataaacctGAGTTCCAAGAAATAATAGCCTCTACCAAGACATTAACCGCTGAAGCAGAAAGCTTTTTGAAAGAAGGTATTAAAGAGCAACTGGAACGTTTTCTACTTCAggagaaattataaaaaatagaaatatatttaagttaagtctatatataatatatataagtatagaaCTAATATCtgtatatgtttaatataaaatcttaaagcattcagaatttatttcttattatatttattttttataaattttctaaacagaataaaaatattcttataatatatagaaatggaaataatagataaatatcaatatatttatatctatattgatATTGCGTCCAATAGGATTTGAACCTATACCAAAGGTTTAGAAGACCTATGTCCTATCCATTAGACAATGGACGCTTTTCGCTTTTTTTAACTTCCCATTTGTTAAATGTGCGAAATCTTTTTAGCAATTGTGTAGTGAATTCACTACACAATTGCTATTAGACAATTCTAATAGAGAAAATTGTCTCTAATAAAAAGGGGacaatttagaatttagagCGGGTAGCGGGAATCGAACCCGCATCGTTAGCTTGGAAGGCTAAGGGTTTTAGTCGACGTCGATCgatcagttttatatttttaacgtctCTAATTCAAAACCGAACATGAAACTTTGGTTTCATTCGGCTCCTTTATGATGGATGGCGAAATTCCCAAATAAAATAAGATGGGAACTAAATCAAAATTTGACTCATAACATCTATGTTAGCTTTTTTCCCGTTTGGAGGCTTTCCCAGAAAAATTTTGCTTTATAGATGATCCTTCTAGAAGATAGAAAAGGCGAACTCAAAAAATCTTTCTAGTTACTTCGttctttatttctatttaaCGGAATCCTTAGGAAAAGTATTTTGTTTCCACCgagctaaaacaatatatatgtcGATGTCTTTAGTAAACCAAAGTTCTCGTTTAATAGCTATTTTGCTTCAATTTTTCtataccaaacaaaaaatagaactGAAGATTTAGTTACGATTAGAAAGAAACTTTTCTGGCTTTATCCATGGATCCTCTTGTTATACTATTGAATTGTAAATAGTCATCcaattcaaaaattatgtttcgaAATTTCATAATCCAAATTGACAATTAATTAGAGTCTTTGGATACAAATTACGAGAATCTATAATCTTCCTTGAATTTTTCATTGAAAGGTATAAGGACTAAATCCTTTCAGAAATAAAGTTTTTGATCGGAAGATTAATCAAACCGAGAGACCCTTTAACTATTAAAGGGGTTAAAGGAACGAATCACACTTTTACCACTAAACTATACCCGCAACCAAAATTATTGAATATACTTTTTGGCGAACAAAGTAAAAACTATAACTagaaataaaactattataaataaCCATACCTTACAATCCAattattgtatataaatttacttttgttttttgtcGAACAAAGGTAatcgggagaaaaaaaaaaatctgaaaaagaaaatgaaagaaaatttacTAGCGTAGGACTTATAAAATTAGGCAAAGCAggattttttccttttttttatttcagatctttttttttttgtctaaaactaaaaaaaccaTCGGATG
Coding sequences within it:
- the LOC125600283 gene encoding ATP synthase subunit alpha, chloroplastic-like, which produces MVTIKADEISNIIRERIEQYNREVTIVNTGTVLQVGDGIARIYGLDEVMAGELVEFEEGTIGIALNLESNNVGVVLMGDGLMIQEGSSVKATGKIAQIPVSEAYLGRVINALANPIDGRGKISASESRLIESPAPGIISRRSVYEPLQTGLIAIDSMIPIGRGQRELIIGDRQTGKTAVATDTILNQQGQNVICVYVAIGQKASSVAQVVTSLQERGAMDYTIVVAETADSPATLQYLAPYTGAKLLRINWQEVNDCVSY